GAAGCCGGAGAAGCAGAATTTGAACGGCTCATGTTTGAGATTTCTGGAAAACCTATTAACATTTTTCTGGACTTCAACGCTGTTATTGTGAATTTGGATTCCTTGCCACCTGAAAAACAAAAATCGTGCATAGCAGAAATTGAGAAAAATATTAGTACTTTAAAATCCTATTTGGAACATAATATACAGAAAAAAGAAAATGAGCCCAGTATTCCCGCAACAGGTATGGCTGTTTTGCGTCAGCAGTATGTACTGGTGGAAGCAATCCAAGCATGGATTGCTTCATTAAAAGAGAATTAACAATAAATCATTATGCGGAAAGACCAGCAACTTTGAGTGGCGCTGGTCTTTTATATATGAATTATAAACTTCAATTAACCTGCATATAGCAATATTCCACGGGCAAAGTATGAATTATACAATGTAGCTGGGTGATGTTATATGACGAAAGTTGAAGATTGTCCCGGTTTTGAAACCTTCGGTGCAGATGTCAAAGCCGCACGAGAGACAAAGCGTTTGGCACGAAAAACATTGGCAGAAATGGTTGGGATTGAATGGCGGTATCTTGCCAACATTGAGAATCAAGGTGCGATTCCGAGCCTGCCTGTGATGATCCAGTTGATTAAGGTCTGCGGACTTCCCGTGGAACGGTATTTTAACCCGGAGATCATGCGAGAAGAAAGCGAACAGCGGCAACGGGTCAGCCACAAGCTGAAGCTCTGTCCTGAAGAATACCTGCCGATTATCGAAGGTGCCATAGACGGGGCGCTCAAAATGGAACAGACTGCGAAGCAGAAGGAGGACGCATAATCGCGGCCTCCTTCTGGCATTTCTATATCAAGGTTCCCGGCACTTTTTCAAAAGTTCCCGACACCTCTGCTGGATTTCTCTGGTTTCTGTCACAGTCAGTTCACGCTCGTTTCCGGTAATTTTATCTTCCAGAAAGTTGGCGTATGTACCCAGCAAAGCGTTCCGTAAATCCTCTGGG
This genomic window from Pusillibacter faecalis contains:
- a CDS encoding PadR family transcriptional regulator, whose protein sequence is MATIDLIVLGILKKEPMSAYDIQKLVEYRNISKWVKISTPSIYKKAIQLEEKGLIRGEIVKEGKMPEKAIYSLTEAGEAEFERLMFEISGKPINIFLDFNAVIVNLDSLPPEKQKSCIAEIEKNISTLKSYLEHNIQKKENEPSIPATGMAVLRQQYVLVEAIQAWIASLKEN
- a CDS encoding helix-turn-helix transcriptional regulator, whose translation is MTKVEDCPGFETFGADVKAARETKRLARKTLAEMVGIEWRYLANIENQGAIPSLPVMIQLIKVCGLPVERYFNPEIMREESEQRQRVSHKLKLCPEEYLPIIEGAIDGALKMEQTAKQKEDA